GTCCTTACAGCCCTTATAGGTGGTGGGGGCCTGGGGTCCATGATTTTCGAAGGACTTACAAACTTTAATACCAGCAAAATACTTGCAGGGACCTTCCCTGTCATACTCATAGCCCTTTTCCTTGACTTTTTCTTTTCAGCACTGGAAAAACGCTTAACTCCGGAATATCTTAAAAAATCAGGTTAAAATAAAAACCGGATGTTTTATGAATCCTTTCATAACAGGCTAAATTTATATCTCATTCTTTTAAAATGGAGTTCCGGGAAGAAACTTTTCGGGAGCTTCCAACAGTCGGGATCCGGACCTCTATGAAAAATCGTATGATTTAATATGCATAATCATCAGATATTTTATGTTTTTTTGGTGATATTCTCTGATATCCTTCCGTTTAATTTATCCCTGATGTTCCCCTAATCTTTTAGTGAGTAATACATCTTTGCAGGGAGTCTCATGCTTGATCCTATACTCTTACTTGGGCTTGTAGTTTCTGTGCTCGTTATGTCTCTTGCCGCAAGGGCACTCAGTTACTATTTTCGGCTCCCTTTTATCATTTTTCTGCTGATCGAAGGAATTATTGCCGGGCCCGAAGTCCTCAATCTGCTTGACCCTTCACTCTATATCGAAGGGCTGAGCGCCATTGTGGCAATCTCAATATCCGTGATTGTTTTTGATGGAGGGCTCCATATTGACCTTAAGCATATAAGGATGGTTCAGGAAAGTGTCCTCAAACTGACAACAATAGGGGTCCTTGTGACCTTTCTGGGGACCACAGCCCTGACCAGTATTCTGATAGATATCCCTCTTGAAATTGCAGCCCTATTCGGAGCCCTCGTCACTGCAACAGGACCCACAGTGATAACTCCTATTGTCAGAAATATCCAGATTAGCCACAGGCTTGGTAAAATTCTTGAACTTGAGGGGGTGCTGAATGATGCTGCAAGTGTAATCCTTGCTGCCATGGTCTTTGAATGGGTTGCAGCAGAACTTTCCGGGACTGATGCTGTAATCTTTATTTTTTACAGGTTAGGGATAGGAATTGCGCTGGGGTCTTTGAGCGGGTTTGCCCTCAGATGGTTCTTCACCCGGAAGATAGCGTTCAGCAAGCAGACTGTAAGGCTGGTTTCCCTGACTGCGGTATTTGCCTGTTTCGTCCTTTCAGAATGCCTGGGTAATGAGTCCGGAATTCTGGCGGTAGCTATCTTCGGGATCATACTTGGGACTTCGGAGTTCCCTTACAAGGAGACTATCAAGGAGTTCAAAGGCGATATTGTTACTGTGATGCTCTCCCTTATTTTTATCCTGCTTGCGGCAATGCTTGAATTTGAAGATATCCAGAGAATAGGGGTAAGCGGGATAGTCCTTGTATTGCTTCTCGTATTTGTTATCCGCCCTATGGCGGTTTTCATCTCCATGTGGAACTCTCAGGTCCGCACAAACGAGAAACTTTTTCTGTCCTTTATCGGGCCCAGGGGTGTTGTCCCGACTTCGGTTGCGACTTATTTTGCAATCAAACTTGATTCTATGGGAATTCTGGGTGGGCAGAGCCTTGTAGGGCTTGTTTTTCTTACGGTTATTATTACGGTCTTTTTGAGTGGAAGCCTATCAAAAAAAGTGGCAGAAATGCTGGAGGTAATCCCTATGGAAATTCTTATAATTGGTGGAGGAAAGGTAGGCAGAATCCTTGCCGAACGTTTTGACAGAAGAGGAGAAAATGTAATTGTCGTGGATATTTCAGAGAGCAACTGCAAGAAATGTATGGAACTCGGGATCCGGATAATCCAGGGTGATGCAGGAGATGTAAATGTCATGAAAAAGGCAGGAATAGAGAATGCCAAATATGTGGTTGCAACAACCAATAAAGATGATACCAACCTTCTCTTCTGCCAGATTGCTAAAACCTGTTTCGGATTCAGGGGTGATCAGCTGGTAGCCAGGGTAAATGAGATCGAAAACCTTCAGGCTTTCTGGAATCTGGGAATACGCGCCATTAGCCCTTCAATGACCACTGCAGTGATGCTTGAAAATATGATCGGAAGGCCTCATCTGTTTTCTATGTGCGAAGTAGGAGGCGAAGGGGAAATGATGGAAGTCAAGGTCACAAATCCCAGGGTGGTCGGAAGAGCCATCAAGGATATCCAGTTTCCTGAAAAAAGTCTCCTGGTTATGGTTCAGCGGGGGAGTGATTCTATTATTGCTCACGGAAGCCTTGTGCTTGAATATGAAGATATAGTAACCATCATTGGGGAAGGAGATGCAGCCAAGCAGACTGCCAGCATACTTTATAAGTAATTTCAATTAATATGTGAGATCTCCTCTGCCGGGAAAACTGTAAAACAAAACAAAATCTGTAAAACAAAACTAAATCTGTAAATCCGGCATAAAATTGTAAAACAAACATGAAACTATGGAACAAACATAAAACATTCAATTTTTAAAGTCCGGACTTGAACTTTAATATAATATTTTAATATATTTTTAGCTCCTGGGAGGCGCCTAACATCCCAAACTTTATTAATATGAAAGCACAATCTATTCTAAAGTTGCTAAAAAATTTCTATTAAGCGACTGGTTTCACTAATAATATTAATTACAATATGAAATATTTATTACCAGAAAGTGCCTTGTGGATAGGTCACTGGATAGTTACTGGCAATCTAAATAAGATATAAAAATCGATGTACCGGAAGAATTGCTCTACCGCTATAATGACTATCCGGTTGCCTGAATTATTAATAAAATACATATTTGAGGATTTGAGGCTAATTTCGGAGCAGAGGTTGGGAAAGGAAAATTGAGGCTCCTGGAGAACGGGACTGCCTTGAATGAGGCAAACTCAGTTCTCAAAACCGGGTTGAGACTATGGAACAGGCGTCTTTTCAGGTTGCAGTTCATTGTTACAA
This window of the Methanosarcina mazei S-6 genome carries:
- a CDS encoding cation:proton antiporter domain-containing protein, whose translation is MLDPILLLGLVVSVLVMSLAARALSYYFRLPFIIFLLIEGIIAGPEVLNLLDPSLYIEGLSAIVAISISVIVFDGGLHIDLKHIRMVQESVLKLTTIGVLVTFLGTTALTSILIDIPLEIAALFGALVTATGPTVITPIVRNIQISHRLGKILELEGVLNDAASVILAAMVFEWVAAELSGTDAVIFIFYRLGIGIALGSLSGFALRWFFTRKIAFSKQTVRLVSLTAVFACFVLSECLGNESGILAVAIFGIILGTSEFPYKETIKEFKGDIVTVMLSLIFILLAAMLEFEDIQRIGVSGIVLVLLLVFVIRPMAVFISMWNSQVRTNEKLFLSFIGPRGVVPTSVATYFAIKLDSMGILGGQSLVGLVFLTVIITVFLSGSLSKKVAEMLEVIPMEILIIGGGKVGRILAERFDRRGENVIVVDISESNCKKCMELGIRIIQGDAGDVNVMKKAGIENAKYVVATTNKDDTNLLFCQIAKTCFGFRGDQLVARVNEIENLQAFWNLGIRAISPSMTTAVMLENMIGRPHLFSMCEVGGEGEMMEVKVTNPRVVGRAIKDIQFPEKSLLVMVQRGSDSIIAHGSLVLEYEDIVTIIGEGDAAKQTASILYK